The DNA segment AACTGTAAACCCAATACGAACATTACTGCAATCTTAACGAGCTTACGTATGTTTTCGAGGTTGTTCTCTCCCAACATGCGTCCAATCATCGGAGGCATCGACATCGTTAGTGCTAGCACAGCGACGATCGAGAAGAATTCAAAACGTGAACCCAGAGCCCAAGCTGCAACGGCAGCGGTGCCGTAGCCAGCAAGCAGCTTAGTGGCGAACATTGATGAAACAGGTGGCAGTAGCTGACTGATCATGGCAGGCCCCATGATGTTACCAATGGATCGAACACTTTTGCCGATATCAAGATCGTGCCAGTCGAATGTCATCCAATGCTTCTTAGTCACCTTAGGAGCAACGATAAAGATACCCGCACCGAACGCCAAGATGGTCGCAATCGCGGCTCCATTGATGCCCATGTCGAGAGTAAAGATGAAAATCGGGTCCAATATCAAGTTGATGATACTGGTCGCGATCATCATTGAACCGGGCAGCATAGTATTACCGTTGGCACGACATACACTGTAGAAGAAGTAGAGAAGCGCCCCTGTCCAAGAGCTTACTAGCCAATAGATCCAGTAAGAATCAATGATTGGCAATACCGTCGGTGGTGCATCCAATAATTGTAAAATTGGTCCACGCAGCAGATAGATGATGACGGAGAAAAGCGCGACACTCACACTGCCCATCGCAATCACTAATCCACCAAGCTGCTTAGCGTAGCGCGTTTCATTAGCACCAATGGCTCTAGCGATTACGGCGGTCGTCGCGATACCTAGCCCGACTTGAATACCAATGATGATCATCTGAATTGGTAGCGTGAAGCCCTGAACAGCGAGCGGTAGCACGCCCAGTTGGCCAATAAAAGCACTGTCTACAAGCTGGAAGCTCATTAGGGAAAGTACCCCAAATAGCATTGGCCATGTCATTGTATAGAGTTGTCGGCCAAGAGAAGGCGAGGGAGTTGCGGTAGTAGAATTCATAACACTCTTATCGGTCTTGAAGTTAGGCTTGTTGTGATGACAAACCTCTCAATGAAGAATTGTGTAAAGGATAACGTAAGGTCAGCGCGATACCAATGTTTGTTATGATAGGCAGGTTATCTTTGTTGGCTTTCGGCGAACAAAAAAGCCAGTCGCAATGACTGGCTTTGTTGACTCTACTTTTCGGTGTTTCTATTTGAGTGGCTAAGCGTTACTTATTCGCAACGTTACCAAGCTTCAACCACGTGTCGATAACCGTATCTGGGTTTAGTGAAACAGAGCTGATGCCTTGCTCCATTAACCACTCGGCTAGGTCGTCATGGTCAGATGGGCCTTGGCCACAAATACCGACGTACTTACCCGCTTTCGCCGCTGCATCGATAGCCATTTTCAGCATCGCTTTAACTGCAGGATTGCGCTCGTCGAAGAGGTGTGCCACATCGCCTGAATCTCGATCTAGGCCAAGTGTCAGCTGTGTCATGTCGTTAGAACCGATAGAGAAGCCATCGAAGTACTTCAAGAACTCATCAGCCAATATCGCATTCGATGGTAGCTCACACATCATGATGACTTTCAGACCTTGGTCGCCACGACGCAGGTTAAATTTAGCCAGAATGTCGATAACCGATGCCGCTTCGCTTGGAGTGCGCACGAATGGAATCATGATTTCAACGTTCTTCAGTCCCATCTCGTTACGAACACGCTTCAGCGCTTGAGTTTCAAGCTCGAAACAGTCTTCAAATACTGGAGAGATGTAACGAGATGCACCACGGAAGCCCAGCATTGGGTTCTCTTCATGTGGTTCAAACGTTTTACCGCCAACAAGGTTGCTGTACTCGTTCGACTTGAAGTCAGACATACGTACGATCACACGCTTAGGCCAGAATGCAGAAGCGATAGTCGCGATGCCTTCCGTTAGCTTGCTTACGTAGAAATCGATAGGATCTTTGTAGCCACGAATACGTTGATTGATTTCTGCTTTGATCTCATCCGTTTGCTCATCGAAGTTCAGCAGAGCTTTAGGGTGAATACCGATCATCTTGTTGATGATGAATTCAAGGCGAGCAAGGCCAACACCTTCGTTCGGGATTTGAGCAAAGTCGAAGGCACGATCTGGGTTACCCACGTTCATCATTACTTTGGTTGGCAGCATTGGTAGCTCATCAACCTCAGAACGTTTGATTTCAAAGTCGAGTTCGCCGTTGTAAACGTAGCCCGTTTCACCTTCTGAACATGACACTGTCACGATGTCGCCATCATTTAGGCTGCTTGTCGCTGTACCACAACCAACAATGGCAGGAATGCCTAGCTCACGAGCAATGATTGCTGCGTGACAGGTACGGCCGCCACGATTAGTCACAATCGCGGACGCTTTCTTCATCACAGGCTCCCAGTCTGGGTCTGTCATGTCTGTTACTAGTACGTCGCCTTCTTGAACCAGCGACATTTGGTCTAGTGAATCAACCAAGCGAACTGGGCCTGAGCCGATGCGTTGGCCGATAGCGCGGCCTTCAACCAAGACATCCGCCTTGTTGTTTAGCTCGTAACGCTCGATAACGTTTTGGTCGCTTTGAGAACATACGGTTTCTGGGCGAGCCTGAACGATGTAAAGCTTGCCGTCGATGCCATCTTTCGCCCACTCAATGTCCATCGGACGTTGGTAGTGCTTCTCGATGATCATCGCTTGTTTCGCTAGTTCTTTGATCTCTTCATCGTTCAATGAGAACTCGTTACGCTCTTGAGTATCGGTGTCGATGATATCAACTTGCTTGCCGATCTCTTGGTTGGTTGAGTAGATCATCTTGATCAACTTAGAACCAAACGTCTTTTTAACAACTGGGTAGTGACCCGCTTCTAGCATTGGCTTGTGAACGTAGAACTCGTCTGGGTTTACAGCACCTTGTACAACCATTTCACCTAGACCCCAAGAAGAGGTGATGAATACCACTTGGTCGAAGCCTGACTCAGTATCAAGCGTGAACATCACACCTGAAGAAGCTTTGTCTGAGCGAACCATACGCTGGATGCCCGCTGACAATGAAATGCCACGGTGATCAAAGCCTTGGTGTACTCGGTAAGAGATAGCACGGTCGTTAAACAGAGAAGCGAACACGTGTTTAGTCGCTTCGATAACCGCATCGATCCCTTTCACGTTAAGGAAGGTTTCTTGTTGGCCTGCAAAAGAAGCATCTGGAAGGTCTTCAGCTGTTGCCGATGAACGAACCGCAACAGACAATTCTTCGTTGCCTTCAATCAGTTCGCGGTAGTTATCACGGATGTCTTGCTCTAGTGATTCTGGGAAGGGTGCGTCTAGAACCCATTGTCGAATCGTTGCACCTGTCTTACGCAGTGCGTCAACGTCTTCAACATCAAGTTCATCAAGGAGTTGGTGAATGCGCTCATCAAGACCTTTGTAGTCAAGAAAGTTGTTAAACGCATAAGAGGTGGTAGCAAAACCATTAGGTACTGATACGCCAGCGTTGGCTAGGTTAGAAACCATCTCGCCAAGTGAAGCATTCTTACCGCCGACTTTGTCGACATCTTCCATGGAAAGGCCATTGAACCATAGGGTGTTATTTTGCATTTATTTCTCCAGAAACATAGCAAGCATTGTAGGGATTTAAAGGCAAACGATTACGTATCAGTTTAAAAAAATGTAAATTATTTTCTAAAG comes from the Vibrio splendidus genome and includes:
- a CDS encoding MATE family efflux transporter, translated to MNSTTATPSPSLGRQLYTMTWPMLFGVLSLMSFQLVDSAFIGQLGVLPLAVQGFTLPIQMIIIGIQVGLGIATTAVIARAIGANETRYAKQLGGLVIAMGSVSVALFSVIIYLLRGPILQLLDAPPTVLPIIDSYWIYWLVSSWTGALLYFFYSVCRANGNTMLPGSMMIATSIINLILDPIFIFTLDMGINGAAIATILAFGAGIFIVAPKVTKKHWMTFDWHDLDIGKSVRSIGNIMGPAMISQLLPPVSSMFATKLLAGYGTAAVAAWALGSRFEFFSIVAVLALTMSMPPMIGRMLGENNLENIRKLVKIAVMFVLGLQLVIALVTWLFSGGLANLMTSEDEVSTILNYHLLIVPISLGPLGICMLMVSISNALGKSYTALTISALRLFAFFLPCLWVSSQLAGIEGLFWGAMVGNVLAGTCAWFMYQRALGQVEAKLAK
- the ppsA gene encoding phosphoenolpyruvate synthase, which gives rise to MQNNTLWFNGLSMEDVDKVGGKNASLGEMVSNLANAGVSVPNGFATTSYAFNNFLDYKGLDERIHQLLDELDVEDVDALRKTGATIRQWVLDAPFPESLEQDIRDNYRELIEGNEELSVAVRSSATAEDLPDASFAGQQETFLNVKGIDAVIEATKHVFASLFNDRAISYRVHQGFDHRGISLSAGIQRMVRSDKASSGVMFTLDTESGFDQVVFITSSWGLGEMVVQGAVNPDEFYVHKPMLEAGHYPVVKKTFGSKLIKMIYSTNQEIGKQVDIIDTDTQERNEFSLNDEEIKELAKQAMIIEKHYQRPMDIEWAKDGIDGKLYIVQARPETVCSQSDQNVIERYELNNKADVLVEGRAIGQRIGSGPVRLVDSLDQMSLVQEGDVLVTDMTDPDWEPVMKKASAIVTNRGGRTCHAAIIARELGIPAIVGCGTATSSLNDGDIVTVSCSEGETGYVYNGELDFEIKRSEVDELPMLPTKVMMNVGNPDRAFDFAQIPNEGVGLARLEFIINKMIGIHPKALLNFDEQTDEIKAEINQRIRGYKDPIDFYVSKLTEGIATIASAFWPKRVIVRMSDFKSNEYSNLVGGKTFEPHEENPMLGFRGASRYISPVFEDCFELETQALKRVRNEMGLKNVEIMIPFVRTPSEAASVIDILAKFNLRRGDQGLKVIMMCELPSNAILADEFLKYFDGFSIGSNDMTQLTLGLDRDSGDVAHLFDERNPAVKAMLKMAIDAAAKAGKYVGICGQGPSDHDDLAEWLMEQGISSVSLNPDTVIDTWLKLGNVANK